The Bos indicus isolate NIAB-ARS_2022 breed Sahiwal x Tharparkar chromosome X, NIAB-ARS_B.indTharparkar_mat_pri_1.0, whole genome shotgun sequence genome has a window encoding:
- the LOC109555480 gene encoding large ribosomal subunit protein eL21-like, translating to MTNTKGKRQGTCYMFSRPFRKHGVVPLATYMRIYRKGDIVDIKGMGTVQKGMPHKCYHGKTGRVYSVTQHAVGIIVNKQVKGKILAKRINVRIEHIKHSKSRDSFLKRVKENDQKKKEAKEKGTWVQLKRQPAPPREAHFVRTNGKEPELLEPIPYEFMA from the coding sequence ATGACCAACACAAAGGGAAAGAGGCAGGGCACCTGCTACATGTTCTCCAGGCCTTTCAGAAAACATGGAGTTGTTCCTTTGGCCACATACATGCGAATCTACAGGAAGGGTGATATTGTAGATATCAAGGGAATGGGTACTGTTCAAAAAGGAATGCCCCACAAATGTTACCATGGCAAAACTGGAAGAGTCTACAGTGTCACCCAGCATGCTGTTGGCATCATTGTAAACAAACAAGTTAAGGGCaagattcttgccaagagaattaaTGTGCGTATCGAGCATATTAAGCACTCTAAGAGCCGAGATAGCTTCTTGAAACGTGTGAAGGAAAAtgatcagaaaaagaaggaagccaaAGAGAAAGGGACTTGGGTTCAGCTGAAGCGCCAGCCTGCTCCACCCAGAGAAGCACACTTTGTGAGGACCAATGGAAAGGAACCCGAACTGTTGGAGCCCATTCCCTATGAATTCATGGCCTGA